GATGTACTAATTAGATCtccataatctaaaccatgtttcataTGTACATTGTGTTTAGCAcgcaaagtatagtgccccgccccctacattatgacaagtatttagccctgagctgcaaaagccacccattatcacaaattcaaataaatgttcaatatattatatgtagtataacatgttcataaccacaccatgagtatcaccattatatatattcatgcatgcgtcggtttaaaacactatgatatcttcttcaaatatcccaatccacttttataatgaattatgatctctattcgtcttttacaccaacacaatcctcttatctttgtagctagcgctaactttctctcatgcatgcacacgcccgcctccctctcaccctccctcggcattctctagctccatcgcgcacattcgtcatttcactttaggtcgttcacccacggtgtgtgtaccCCCAGCTCCATCTTTTcggcacacaccgatcgatatacctctctagccaggtgtgcctaccacaaacacaagatTTCCCTCTTTTGTTCTcactgtccatgcctcactcccgtCCCACTTTTTATCAATCtaatactcgcacactccttccccctcgatatagtaggcctctcgcaccacctcctagctgcatccctctctctctatcctctctccgggtcttatttgcttctaacacatactccctccgttccaaaatgtaagTATATTTaaagattccactacaaactacatacgaatgtatgtggacatattttagagtatagattcactcattttgctccgtatgtagttcatagtggaatctctaaaaagacttatatttaggaacggatggagtacgtGCATGTATACcgaccgatctccctacatatacctaggtcgactataACTCTTTTTCCCCATGCATCGATcgacatacctcacaagttatgtctctccctttcttcaacaaaggacgattgatcttccgatgtagttacgtctgcttaccacaaccatatcgtccgcCCTCATAATTCGTgtatgcctcctgacccgtctctcacacgcacgtgcacagatagGCATGCattccctctcttattgatattgcacgtgtgccctccgtttgtctagcaggcctctcccaccatttgtgagaagcaactccaccaccaacccctccgacactctagctctatctctctcccaaccttattcctctcctacacacgCACAGGTAGACACACGTATAAGCAGGACCCGTAGAAGTATTTATATAATATAAACATGTATATTGTTTCGTATTTAGACAGTTAAGAATTTCCATCCATTTTTTAACCATTTTCTCTCCAAACATGTGTCCGGATCACAACGCGGATGGATGGTTGGAGTCATTTTCGTAGGTGCATGCCCCTGCGCAGTTTCGATGTTTCTCTAGGGAGAGCTCTCTGGACTCCATTGCGACATAAGTGTAGCATGATTTCATTCGCGATCCGGACTTGGAACTTGATGTTGCCAACAAATCTGTGGGTCCATCATGAAAATCGATTTCATTCACGATCCGGACTTGGAACTTGATGTTGCCAACAAATCTGTGGGTCCATCGTGAAAATCGATTTCATTCGCGATCCGGACTTGGAACTTGATGTTGCCAACAAATATGTGGGTCCATCGTGAAAATCTACTCGCCATGCGCTTAAGCTTGCAACCCAGCCTTTTGAAGGGGTTGGGAAAAGCTTGGCTCCAACTAAGCATGGATCAAGGGTTTCGCGGTGGACATTTCTGCACTGCAAAGATCCGATCGGAAACGAAACAAAGTAAGTCAGAGTGCGTTGGAGAAAGGCTTGAATGCACAGCTGCCTCTGAGGTTACATCATATGAAGTGCAAATGCCAGACGCAGTGGAGAAAATAATTCTTGGCAATTGAGGAGGATAGATGAGTGCCGGGCACTCATCACCTGCTCTTGATCTAGTGGACATCCCCGATGAGATAGTCAGTGGCAACATTCAACAGGCAAAGGATGAGGTTTCTTTGGCAACTTGCATTGAACACTGCCCGTCGTTGCTTCGGCAGGAAAACAGTGCACCGCTTCATGATTTTGCCTTTATTTTCAAAAAGAAGATGATTTTACTTTACTTTATACCTAGGCACACTGTTCATCTCTAATCTATCCATCGCCATACATTGTTAGGCATGGCCTCCATACACTAGTGGCCTAATTTATCTGCCGCCGTAGATATGCTATGATCAGACATTTCGTCTGTATTCGGGAGAAAAACATCACTGTGTTCTTTTTTTTTAGAAAtgaaggaggacccccggcctctctgcatctagacgatgcatacaaccattttattaattattcacatagaatcttacaaagtcatacaacagtaagactaaagccaccgtctaggcaacatctgccgctactcctatccagttgatgtagggatACTGATAgtttgggcctaataccaaacagacctcgcagccaaatcTAACATCTATgatctgaggtcccaaccaggacgcctgccggatatggggcacccaccagtccggcgcacacTTCAACccggacgcctgccgggtatgaggccgccgcagccacctgccaccaatccatcttcagagctgtactgttgcatctaccgtgccaggtctttctgccatcgacgccaccatgacgccagacagcgtcgtcctcctgcgcgagtccatcctcgcacatcggacgccgaatctgcactgcgctacgccgtcgagatccgtcgccatcaatgtgtaggatgaagcaccgctccacctaAGATGcggtccactggtccctcgagcccgtgcACACCTCCAAGAACGACGCCCCCAAGGGGGGAACGACATAAGAACGCCGCCGTCTTCCGATCAACTgatttagggtttcccccggaggtagcagacaGTGACCTTGAAACTCTcctcggcgatgccttcaagaagggaatgtCGCAaaatagcgccgccaccgccggctttGGCAGTAAGCCGAAAGCAAGTTTTCACCCGGATCTGTTCGAAGGACCTCCATCAAGCACTCGTGCACGGATCGCCGCCATCTTTGCCGTGGACTGGACGATGGATCCAGGCCGCCACAGGTGCTCCTCGACCGCGGGGAGAACGCGCCTGCGCTGTCGTTGCCATCACATTCGCCGGCGGGCGCCCGCTGCTCCTTGCCGCCGATGCACATCACTGTGTTCTTGTTCTCGATACGATAGCTTTATTTAGGTTTCACATGCTCTGGAACACACATAGAATATACCTTGGTTGCCGAGGGCCTAACTTTCTTTGCATGTACAGACAAGGTATATTTGGCCGAACGGGAGACTGCTACTGCGAAGGCCGAATTCATGCAGAACGTTAGATATATATTGACCTCACTAAACAAACCAGATGCCTACCCTGCATGTGTACGTGCTCGATCTATACTGATTCTATATAGAGCATATCGGCTGTTGAATTATCTGCATGCATGGTACAAAAGTTCTTGGCCTAACCAGTGATGTGTGCCGGTATGTCAGCACATATTTTCATACGCTTAGTTATTTCAGATGACTGACCCGGTcaaaaacatatactccctccgccccataatatTTTTGACACTAGTTCAAAGATGTGCTAAAGATATCAACAGGATTCCTTTGGAGAATCTGAATTCCGTAGCTTAATTATTACCTGATGTTGAAACGAAAATTATAGACACTGCCTGATGCGATCGCTGTGAAATGCTCATGGTTAGTGTACGATATGATGTGATGTAAAATTTGGCTGGCTCTATGTGTTGCTGGCTAGGCTATCTAGCTAGGTCCAGGGGGTGGATCTAACTCAAGCCGACACCACATGAACCTAGCGAGCGAGCTGTGGAGATGAAATGACAGGTAGCTAGCTACTTGGCCAAAGATATGATTGAAAAGTAAACACTTTAAGAAAATGGTTTCCGTGAATTCCGTGAAACGCAAAGATACTCTCAACCGTTATCACCAGTGCCGGTGAAATAACTGAACCTGACGGTCGTGCGCATATACTTTTGATACACAGCGAGGAGATCACTGAAGAGTCTCGGTTTCTTTTTGAAAAGGGGATAGCCCGCGCCTCTGCACTATTGTGATGCACATATCCAATTGATGTTATTATTGCCTTATCATTCTTATTAATAGCTACATCTGATGTATTCCTAGGATTCGTTTGAAATTCTTCCCAACCAAAATATGAATCATAGCATGCTTATATAACTTTGAAGAGGCCAGCTCGTCCTAATAGTTGAGTGGGAGTGCATGCAAAATCTCGAAGCCCTAAGAAATGAAAAAGGTACGAGATGAAACACACGTAATCCTAGCCACAAAGTGTTTATGTTAACTCATCGCAAAAAAAAATGTGCTTATGTTAACGACACCTCTTTTTCCCAAACCAAAACGGCGCTTTCGGCTAGCGGGCGATCCACACGAACACACGTACTCCTACTTTACTGCGACAAGTCTACTTCTATCGTCTATGCGTCATCGTGTTCAGGGCGAGGCAATTGTGTGGCTGACGGCCGGGTCCAAGACACTCCCCACGCCCTTCCCCGCGCACCACCTGCTCGGGGAAATGCCAGCGGTCAATGCCATCGCCATGCGCCCACAGCACAGTGCACCTGCACGCCGCCCTTAAAGCTTCACTCCTCTGCTTACTGCCTCCCTCCCCTTGCGCTTGCGGGAGCGACCAGTGACCAGTGCCACCCACCTCGCCCATGGCCTGCTGTTTCCTGGTGGCGTAGTCATAGACTCATAGTGGGTGGGGAAGGAGGTCCATGGCACTCTGTTTCTTGCCGCCAGTCTAGTCTAGTAAGTGTTCCGCTGTGCAGCCCGAGCTCCTGCCTGAGTTTGGGTTTGGGTTTGTTTCTCGCGTACGGCAATGGCGACCGTGGCGCACTTCTTGCTCAAGATTTTTCTATTTGCCGTCTTGAGCTCGGCTGTGGCAGCGGCGGAGCAAAAGGAgaccgaggcggcggcgctgcgggaGTTCAAGCGCGCGCTGGTGGACGTCGACGGGCGCCTTTCGAGCTGGGACGACGCGGCGAGCCCGTGCGGGTGGGCCGGCATTGCCTGCTCCTTGGCACGTGAGGTGACCGGCGTCACGCTCCACGGGCTCGGCCTCGGCCTCGGTGGAGCGCTCTCCCCCGCCGTCTGCGCGCTCCCGCGGCTCGCCGTGCTCAACGTGTCCAAGAACGCGCTGTCCGGCCCCGTCCCCGCAGGGCTCGCCGCGTGCCGCGCGCTGGAGGTGCTCGACCTCAGCACCAACTCCCTCCACGGCGCCATCCCGCCAGAGCTCTGCGCGCTCCCGTCCCTCCGCCGGCTCTTCCTCAGCGAGAACCTGCTCACCGGCGAGATCCCCGCCGACATCGGCAACCTCACCGCCCTGGAGGAGCTCGTCATCTACACCAACAACCTCACCGGCGGGATCCCGGCATCCGTCCGCACGCTGCAGCGTCTCCGTGTGGTCCGTGCGGGTCTCAACGACCTTTCCGGCCCGATCCCGGTCGAGATTAGCGAGTGCGGCAACCTGGAGGTGCTCGGGCTCGCGCAGAACAGCCTCGCCGGGACGCTGCCCCGCGAGCTCTCCCGGCTCAAGAACCTCAGCACGTTGATCCTGTGGCAGAACGCCTTGACCGGCGAGATCCCACCGGAGCTGGGGAACTGCACGAACCTGGAGATGCTGGCGTTGAACGACAACGCCTTCACCGGCGGCGTGCCGAGGGAGCTCGGGGCGCTGCCCATGCTCGTAAAGCTCTACATTTACCGGAACCACCTGGACGGCGCCATCCCAAAGGAGCTCGGGAACCTGCAGAGCGCCGTGGAAATTGACCTGTCAGAGAACAAGCTGACAGGAGCCATCCCGAGCGAGCTCGGCAAGATACAGACCCTACGGCTGCTCCACCTCTTCGAGAACCGCCTGCAAGGCAGCATCCCGCGGGAGCTCGGGAAGCTGGGTGTCATAAGGAGAATAGACCTGTCCATCAACAACCTCACCGGCGCAATTCCGATGGAGTTTCAGAACCTGCCCTGCTTGGAGTACCTGCAGCTGTTCGACAACCAGATCCATGGTGCCATCCCTCCTTTGCTGGGGGCGAGGAGCACACTGTCGGTGCTGGATTTGTCGGACAACCGGCTGACGGGCAGCATCCCGCCTCACCTGTGCAGGCACCAGAAACTCATCTTCTTGAGCCTGGGGTCAAACCGTCTCATCGGTAACATCCCTCCCGGAGTGAAGGCTTGCAAGACCCTGACCCAGCTCCGGCTGGGGGGTAACATGCTGACGGGGAGCCTGCCCGTGGAGCTGTCGGCGATGCAGAACCTGTCGGCGCTTGAGATGAACCAGAACCGCTTCTCCGGCCCGATACCGCCCGAGGTCGGCAAGTTCAGGAGCATAGAGAGGCTGATTCTGTCGGGGAATTACTTCGTGGGGCAGGTCCCCGCTGGCATTGGCAACCTCACGGAACTTGTCGCCTTCAATATATCATCCAACCAGCTCACCGGACCGATTCCTCGGGAGTTGGCAAGGTGCACAAAGCTACAGAGGCTTGATCTCAGCAGAAACTCCTTCACCGGCCTCATTCCTCGGGAGCTCGGCACACTGGTGAACCTGGAGCAGCTCAAGCTATCCGACAACAGTCTGAATGGCACCATTCCTGCAAGTTTCGGAGGCCTTTCCCGGCTCACGGAGCTGCAGATGGGAGGCAACCGTCTGTCTGGTCCTGTGCCAGTTGAGCTTGGCAAACTCAATGCCCTCCAGATTGCTCTAAACCTCAGCTACAACATGCTATCCGGTGAGATCCCAACTCAGCTAGGGAACTTGCGGATGCTGGAATACCTCTTCTTGAACAACAATGAGCTTCAAGGAGAGGTTCCTTCCTCCTTCACTGAACTCTCAAGCCTCATGGAGTGCAACCTTTCCTACAATAATCTTGTTGGGTCGCTTCCCAGCACCCTGTTGTTCCAGCACCTGGACAGCAGCAACTTCCTTGGGAATAATGGCCTCTGTGGCATCAAAGGAAAAGCTTGTCCAGCAAATTCAGTCTACGCAAGCAGTGAAGCAGCATCGCGCAACAAGCGGTTTCTTAGAGAGAAGATCATCAGCGTTGCCTCCATCGTCGTCATATTGGTTTCATTGCTGCTGATTGCACTCGTCTGCTGGCTCTTAAAATCCAACATGCCCAAGCTTGTATCAACTGAAGAGCGCAAGACTGGGTTTTCTGGTCCTCACTACTTTCTTAAGGAGCGGATAACCTATCAGGAGCTTTTGAAAGCCACCGGGAGCTTCTCGGAGAGTGCTGTGATTGGAAGGGGTGCTTCTGGCACAGTCTACAAGGCTGTCATGCCTGATGGTCGACGAGTTGCAGTGAAAAAGCTCAGATGTCAAGGAGAAGGTTCCAGTGTCGACAGAAGCTTCCGAGCCGAGATAACCACCCTTGGAAATGTCAGGCACCGCAACATTGTCAAGCTCTATGGTTTCTGCTCCAACCAGGACTCCAATCTTATACTGTATGAGTACATGGAAAATGGTAGCCTTGGAGAGTTGCTTCATGGCACCAAGGACGCATACCTCCTGGACTGGGACACACGGTACCGGATCGCCTTCGGGGCTGCTGAAGGCCTACGCTACCTTCACAGCGATTGCAAGCCAAAGGTGATTCACCGTGACATTAAGTCCAATAACATACTGCTCGATGAGATGATGGAGGCTCATGTGGGAGACTTTGGTTTGGCAAAAATCATCGACATTTCCAACAGCAGGACAATGTCCGCTGTAGCCGGTTCATACGGTTACATTGCCCCAGGTTCGGTTTATTTACTGAACTGTTGCACTAGGAATTACAGTTATGCGGTTTATGGCTTCTAATTATGTGCTTCTTGTGATGCAGAGTATGCTTTCACCATGAAGGTGACTGAAAAGTGTGATATTTATAGTTTCGGGGTGGTTTTGTTGGAACTAGTGACTGGGCAATGTGCAATTCAGCCTCTTGAGAAAGGAGGAGATCTTGTCAATTTggtgaggcggacaatgaacagcATGACACCAAATTCTCAAGTTTTTGACAGCAGACTCGATCTGAACTCAAAGAGGGTTGTGGAAGAAATGACTCTGGTGATGAAGATTGCATTGTTCTGCACTAGTGAATCGCCATTGGATAGGCCTAGCATGCGAGAAGTGATATCAATGTTGATTGATGCTAGGGCCTCTTCTTGTGATTCGTTCTCATCTCCAGCATCAGAATCACCTATTAAAGATGATTCTTCCTTTAGGCTTTAGAGGTATGATGAAATGATTTTATGATTTTGCTAAGGAGCTCAACAAGCAGCCTAGCTCCATCCTTATATTTTATTCTGTAATCAGATAGTAATAGCTATTAGGTGGAAGAATAAATATGCTCACATGAAGTCTATCTTGTTACTTGCCAGGCAAATATCTTCAGGCTTTTACCACTCATCTATCAAGGAAGGATCCACGGATTAACTAAGTACATAGCTAAAGACCATCTAGTGTATGCCTGAGCTTCGGGATGGAACAGGAAATCTATCTTTCTGACCTAGATTAACCACTGGTTGAAGCATTTGAAGTTGTATATTCCTACTTCAACAGTTGCTGTTCAAAAGAAGACAAATAATTCAAGGCGCTCCTTCTACGGAACACCCCAGATAGGCCGATAGGTTCAGCTCCGACAGTCGTTAAACGGACCACTCGCGCCTAAGACTGATACCGTAGCGATAGCAGTGTACTGTACATACTGCAAACAGCATACTAACATCATCGGTTATAGTACAATAAGTATATGCACTAAGCTTTCAATCTTCTTTTTCTTGCCAACTTACTGTGATAAAAGATAGAAATAAATTACCTTCGGAACATTCGTTTTGCCCAAATATGGACAAGCCTGAAGCTGCAGCCTGCTCAATGGTTAAAAGCTGATGTCTTGACCGTCTCTCCAGCTTCTGCAGGCAGTGGAGGGATAGACTTCAGATTTTTGGTGTCCTGCAGGGTCAGCAAGGCACACTGTATTAGATTTTCTGCAGGCATGCCAGAAGGCAGGTTCAGTTGAAATGCATACCTGCTTTTATCATCAGTCTGCCACAGCAAACAAACAACATCCAAATAAAATATACTGTTCACTCAAGATTCAGACTTTCTTTCCCAGACACTTTGACACATTTTTTTACCCAGTTTGCATAAACATAAGACATCACATTTGCTTAAAAACAAGATAGAAATGCCCCTCAATAGTATCTCAGGCATGAGCAACAACGCAATGCCGTAGAGGAAAATCAAGAAATTGCGTCTGCATTTTCACAAGCTACTCAAACGGTAACCATATTTGAAGCTGAAATTAACATAACAGAAGCCTGCAGCAGTGCAGCAACACAGTGTTGACCAAGTTCAGCTAGTGCACACTTGCTGCAGATACATCACTGAGCAATACAAATTAAACACTGCAaaaaaggtactccctctgtaaattaatataagagcgtttagatcactaatttactaatctaaacgctcttatattagtttacggagggagtacatttacACCTCGTCAGCGAACCGTATTCAGCACAAAGTAGAGACAGGGTCACACAACACACATAGTTCATCTTATAGATTGGATCAATGAGTTTAGTCACACAACACACGACGGAGAACAAGAAAAATTGACGGGGGATAACTCATCCCAACAATGTCAAAAGAGCTGCCGATTCAGGGCGGCGCACGTGCATCCGTTGACAAAGTTCTAGAATGCAAAGCATGGCAAGGGCACTCCAGCAAGCTTTTGCTCAGGAACCCTCACATCCACAAACAAGATTAATACAACAACGTGGAGTAAAAAAAAAGCACACGATCATCTGAGTAACGATGATGAGGTTCTTCGATGACCATGGTCGATGTCCAAATGATGGTCTGCTTCTAAGAGCGCCGGGAATCATCCCCCCTTGCCATGAATGGAGCTCACAGGAAAATAGGGAGATGATTGGCCATCTTCACTTCCTGTCAAACAATTATGATTTCAATCAGATAAAGGAGAAAGCTACTTATAAATCTACAGTAGAGATGCTACACAATGTAAGCTCAAAAGAACACGTGTAGAGATGCTACTTATAAATCTACAGTACAGATGATTGGCCAAGACTTGCACCTATCATCATCACAACTGTGGACATACGTTGTGCTATATATTATCAGATCTTTCACTCAAATGGTTTGCAGTACTGACAGGCATACAAAGGCTGACCTATGATATTTCAGTCTATATGACATTTACTTTAGCAGAACACTCATTTGGTCAATCTTGGTAGAAGAGCACCAAAACAATTTTAGGACCATCAATAAAAAAAAATAGCAGCACAGTTAGGCATTTATATTGGTGAGtaaaacatactccctctgtccagaaaTGTAAGACTAACGGTCTCTTACattttggggcggagggagtatcTTCTTTGGTTTATTCTACCAGGACAGATGATAAAACTTCACCTGTCAGGTCCAGTTTCAGCATAATGCCAATATATACTTCAAAACAGCATTGGACTACCATATtgtctaatactccctccgtaaagaaatataagagcgtttagatcactaaagtagtgatctaaacactcttatatttctttacagagggagtactccgTATGTTCTGGGAGCCTAAAGGAACGTGGTCAACAACAGCTTTAAAGATCTTGGGGACAACAGATTCTAGTTCCAGCAAGTACACCTCGTTAACCCACCTACTATGCATATCTTACGTAGAAATGAGACCTAAGTTGTAGTTAACTAAGCTAAGAAAATGAGCAACCTTTAAGCTGATTACCCCTAGTTTCTTGATAAGCCTAATTTCAAGGCAAGATAAACAAGTCCTTAGGTAGGATCATTTTAAATGCTCAGAATGTTTCCAGGTGGAGAGCTTTTCTAGAAATAAGGAAGGGGAAAACAAATTCAATAAGATCTAAAGGTCTAGCTTCCATTAGAATTTTATACAGCATCAATAAAGGCGAGCATTAAATATCAGGGCTCTGCTATAAAATGATTAACTCAACCTTCTGTGATAGCATGATTAATTTGCAGTGGCATTTATTACATTTCCATGTATATCAGAGCAGTACAGCACGCATATGTGAAACATGGTAGTTGGTGCAGAACTGGAGGGAAAAGGCAAGTTATGAGAAGCTTCTATAAAAACAAAATAATCTTGACAGTTTACAATGATATCCTCTACTATATCGCATTATGAATCTGATAGTAGATTCTAACAATGCCAAGCTGCAACTATGAAGGTAAATGGATCATTGGGAACAATTTTCAGTAAACTCGGTCTCCCACTGGTCTAAGTATGTCATTTGTCAAAACATAACTACACAAATCTAAATGCAACAGTACGTTCCAAATGATATGCCAGCGGAAATGCTTATCTCCACCAACTTGTATCTCCTCCCTATATTCTCTCCTCTCCCACTACCAAAAGTTTAAGAATTAAAAAATCATGGTTCTTTGAAATGCTATAAGATGTACAAAAAAAAAGTGTTAAATTTATGACTCGTGTCCTACACATAATAACAAATTGTGCATGTTTGAATTGCATATTATTCAAACCAATTTGATTGTGTTCTACAGAACACATACGGCCATATTCTTAGCACCAAACTTTGTAAGTGTACATCTTATAGCATTGTAAACATCCGTGTCAATACTGAACACAGCTTTTTATATCGGGTAAAAAGGAAAGAGGGTATAGGAAGGAGATACAAGTGGGTGGAGAAAATTCACTTTACCGAGCCTGGTGTTACTTTCAACGACTGTAGAGGCATTTCTTGTTCTCAAATGAGAACATGCACTACCACGCTAGCCATGCAAAAGATTACTATGAACATGTTGGTTGCTGTTCAGTATGTTATTTATGTACATATCTGAGGTAAAATGCAAAAGGCCAACAGGCACTACCGCGCTAGCCATGCAAAAGATTACTATGGACATATCTGTTACCGTTCACTATGTTATTTATGTACATGTCTGAGCTAAAATGCAAAGGGCTATTGATGGCGATTTAATTGAGTAAACAACTAAGTTATGCTAGCTCACTTAAGAGGTTTTTAAAAGCATTTAGGACCTAATCGCTCATATCTCTGGATTTGTTTATCATACTAAAGAGTTTTAGCACAAGTATGACACATTTCACAAAGC
This region of Triticum aestivum cultivar Chinese Spring chromosome 2D, IWGSC CS RefSeq v2.1, whole genome shotgun sequence genomic DNA includes:
- the LOC123052855 gene encoding leucine-rich repeat receptor-like serine/threonine-protein kinase At1g17230, which gives rise to MATVAHFLLKIFLFAVLSSAVAAAEQKETEAAALREFKRALVDVDGRLSSWDDAASPCGWAGIACSLAREVTGVTLHGLGLGLGGALSPAVCALPRLAVLNVSKNALSGPVPAGLAACRALEVLDLSTNSLHGAIPPELCALPSLRRLFLSENLLTGEIPADIGNLTALEELVIYTNNLTGGIPASVRTLQRLRVVRAGLNDLSGPIPVEISECGNLEVLGLAQNSLAGTLPRELSRLKNLSTLILWQNALTGEIPPELGNCTNLEMLALNDNAFTGGVPRELGALPMLVKLYIYRNHLDGAIPKELGNLQSAVEIDLSENKLTGAIPSELGKIQTLRLLHLFENRLQGSIPRELGKLGVIRRIDLSINNLTGAIPMEFQNLPCLEYLQLFDNQIHGAIPPLLGARSTLSVLDLSDNRLTGSIPPHLCRHQKLIFLSLGSNRLIGNIPPGVKACKTLTQLRLGGNMLTGSLPVELSAMQNLSALEMNQNRFSGPIPPEVGKFRSIERLILSGNYFVGQVPAGIGNLTELVAFNISSNQLTGPIPRELARCTKLQRLDLSRNSFTGLIPRELGTLVNLEQLKLSDNSLNGTIPASFGGLSRLTELQMGGNRLSGPVPVELGKLNALQIALNLSYNMLSGEIPTQLGNLRMLEYLFLNNNELQGEVPSSFTELSSLMECNLSYNNLVGSLPSTLLFQHLDSSNFLGNNGLCGIKGKACPANSVYASSEAASRNKRFLREKIISVASIVVILVSLLLIALVCWLLKSNMPKLVSTEERKTGFSGPHYFLKERITYQELLKATGSFSESAVIGRGASGTVYKAVMPDGRRVAVKKLRCQGEGSSVDRSFRAEITTLGNVRHRNIVKLYGFCSNQDSNLILYEYMENGSLGELLHGTKDAYLLDWDTRYRIAFGAAEGLRYLHSDCKPKVIHRDIKSNNILLDEMMEAHVGDFGLAKIIDISNSRTMSAVAGSYGYIAPEYAFTMKVTEKCDIYSFGVVLLELVTGQCAIQPLEKGGDLVNLVRRTMNSMTPNSQVFDSRLDLNSKRVVEEMTLVMKIALFCTSESPLDRPSMREVISMLIDARASSCDSFSSPASESPIKDDSSFRL